The following proteins are co-located in the Deltaproteobacteria bacterium genome:
- a CDS encoding DUF1214 domain-containing protein, protein MANEDAINRIMNGSTWADFCDALKRAGDIILREGSPPDPFDRAEGFRYLSRLTRVALESYIEFADPLFPILRRPAHETVKIGADNPDNYYQSAAISGQHDYRIWGTRGTVYYLGFGTYAGSYGSSGRSGQTGYLEGKDLQLNRDGSFTIIASSQPQAGNWLRMEPDTSSLIVRQTFRDRRAESIADLHIERLGVEGPPRPITPEFIDRGLAAACAYVAGTAKLFADWAEGFAKQGVNELHPLDPKIAGAAHGDPNIFYYHGYWELAPDQALVIEVTPPPCDYWNFQLNNHWMESLDYRYHPIAVNHHGAKYRPDGSVRIVVAEHNPGADNWLDTAGHRRGTMCWRWIRAQSHPQPITRVVKSAEL, encoded by the coding sequence ATGGCCAACGAAGACGCAATCAACCGGATCATGAATGGCTCGACCTGGGCCGACTTCTGCGACGCGCTCAAGCGCGCCGGCGACATCATCCTGCGCGAGGGCTCACCGCCGGATCCCTTCGATCGCGCCGAGGGCTTTCGCTACCTCAGCCGCCTCACCCGCGTCGCCTTGGAGTCCTACATCGAGTTCGCCGACCCGTTGTTCCCGATTCTGCGCCGCCCGGCGCACGAGACGGTCAAGATCGGCGCCGACAACCCGGATAACTACTACCAGAGCGCCGCGATCAGCGGCCAGCACGACTACCGCATCTGGGGCACACGCGGTACGGTCTACTACCTCGGCTTCGGCACCTACGCCGGCAGCTACGGCTCGTCGGGCCGCTCGGGGCAGACCGGCTATCTCGAGGGCAAGGATTTGCAGCTCAACCGCGACGGGTCGTTCACCATCATCGCCAGCTCGCAGCCGCAAGCCGGCAACTGGCTGCGCATGGAGCCCGACACTTCCTCGCTGATCGTGCGGCAGACCTTCCGTGATCGCCGGGCGGAGTCGATCGCCGACCTGCACATTGAACGCCTCGGGGTCGAAGGCCCGCCGCGGCCGATCACCCCGGAATTCATCGACCGGGGCTTGGCCGCGGCCTGCGCCTACGTGGCGGGAACGGCGAAACTGTTCGCCGATTGGGCCGAGGGCTTCGCCAAACAAGGCGTGAATGAATTGCACCCGCTGGACCCCAAGATCGCGGGCGCGGCCCACGGTGATCCGAACATCTTTTACTACCACGGCTATTGGGAGTTGGCCCCCGATCAGGCGTTGGTCATCGAAGTCACGCCGCCGCCGTGCGACTACTGGAACTTCCAGCTCAACAACCACTGGATGGAGTCGCTCGACTACCGTTATCATCCGATCGCCGTCAACCATCACGGCGCCAAGTACCGGCCCGACGGCTCGGTGCGCATCGTGGTAGCGGAGCACAACCCGGGGGCCGACAACTGGCTCGACACCGCCGGCCACCGCCGCGGCACGATGTGCTGGCGCTGGATCCGTGCCCAGAGCCACCCGCAGCCGATAACCCGCGTGGTCAAGTCGGCCGAACTGTGA
- a CDS encoding glycosyltransferase, which yields MDPRATIVIVSYNTSALLRACLDSIRTHAGGYPVVVVDNGSGDGSAEMVAEDFPAVHLLCNARNLGFGAANNCALATITTEFVMLLNSDTELVDDAVGGLANVLEAHAEAAAVGCRLIDAAGRPQPCARRRFPSARDSLRRALARFEPLPAALARVDWVEGAAVLLRTAAARAVGGFDERFFLYEEDVDLCRRLSAAGWRILYDPSQQVVHHQGGTLARSSEAADRLRWQARRLYAVTHLGGKKYAAYVVARALELLRQGVSNGARALFARDPAAAAAYGSALRHLRWHGGYLRRSVGQPRLVARLLRQPLANYRDLVRLLWDFARNQRFPRTRREVIKWVLLLRSGRHFLHTARVRARRGAGAYARWRAINDYRPEYQPLLAQATAALPQRPVISVILAAQRPAPQRWERALASVREQVYPHWELCVAGELPGRLAADEPRIRFATNSEPGGTVNAAAALATGEWLLFLGQDDVLAPDSLFHLAQLLAERPETDLVYFDTDRIDDSGRRFAPAFRPDWNPALLLSYCYCGTGLAVRRSVFAQVGGWRSDFGGAADYDFVLRVSEHTQRIAHVPLVLYHAGAQAPLPDIAGGARALNEALARRGVRARAEWPALNGQGPAAVYRLRFQPDGSERVSIIIPTRNQRAMVERCVRSIEALTTYPNYEIVIVDDDSDDPATLRYLRQCAGRGVRVLRFKGRDGFNFSRLMNQAAAAVTSPYVLFLNNDTEVVSPDWLETLVGLAQLPEVGAVGARLLYPDGRVQHGGVLLVPAGVALHAFQGLPEWSTGYLYYPVVIREYPAVTGACLLTSRDLFLAQGGFDETDLRVAYQDVDYCLRLGQAGYRSIYAGSVELLHYEHATRQRVVDPHEAAAMRQRWRERLDRGEAYNPNLVRTDGRFEIIRGLTRPVHLPLAAHVAVVTGNLERDEAGLRLLAVAGALRGAGYRVTVLSEREGRLRQAFEHAGCVVRATVPASHGIIDQLSFSRRRNYLLTALQAGDFDLVAAGCWASFWAVDAARLAGVPAVWFMEEQPLWHVGLWRFEPRLHARMLAALEHADSVIFGSAASCLSFGYPDPIARFRVIHSGVELEAIAGVERALDRPAVRARLGIPADAWLAAMTGHPCSLAAQRDLIRAAARCLAARPAEPLHVLLGGGLAVDRTALQAEIEASGCAERFHVAPDIDLQSLLAANVFVCPTGQREHLPRALLEAMGCGLPLLAPDLPGVREAVNHKRTALLYTPNSAMAIAAGLLALARDRKRAASLGRNARDTVRFRFQSCFAEREYVALFERLLPQVLTRRLRRSSAGVHWGRRPDEVRP from the coding sequence ATGGACCCACGCGCCACCATCGTGATCGTGAGCTACAACACCAGCGCGTTGCTGCGCGCCTGCCTCGACTCCATTCGTACCCACGCCGGCGGCTATCCGGTGGTGGTGGTCGACAACGGCTCCGGCGACGGCAGCGCCGAGATGGTGGCGGAGGATTTTCCCGCCGTGCACCTCCTGTGTAACGCCCGCAACCTGGGTTTCGGCGCGGCTAACAACTGCGCCTTAGCCACGATCACAACTGAGTTCGTCATGCTGCTCAACAGCGACACCGAGCTGGTAGATGACGCCGTCGGCGGCTTGGCGAACGTGCTCGAAGCACATGCCGAAGCCGCTGCCGTCGGCTGCCGGCTCATCGACGCCGCCGGCCGGCCGCAGCCCTGCGCGCGGCGGCGCTTTCCCTCGGCCCGCGACTCGTTGCGCCGGGCGCTGGCCCGCTTCGAGCCGCTGCCGGCGGCATTGGCGCGGGTCGATTGGGTCGAAGGTGCCGCCGTCTTGCTCCGCACTGCCGCCGCCCGCGCCGTGGGCGGATTCGACGAGCGCTTCTTCTTGTACGAGGAAGATGTCGATTTGTGCCGGCGGCTGTCCGCAGCTGGTTGGCGCATTCTCTATGACCCGAGCCAGCAGGTGGTGCACCACCAGGGCGGCACACTCGCCCGCAGCAGCGAGGCCGCCGACCGGTTGCGCTGGCAGGCGCGCCGCTTGTACGCCGTCACCCATCTCGGCGGCAAGAAGTATGCGGCTTACGTCGTGGCGCGCGCGCTCGAGCTGCTGCGCCAGGGTGTTAGCAACGGCGCCCGGGCGCTGTTCGCGCGCGATCCGGCGGCGGCCGCGGCGTACGGCTCGGCGCTGCGCCACCTGCGCTGGCATGGCGGATATCTGCGCCGCTCAGTCGGCCAGCCGCGGCTGGTGGCGCGACTGCTGCGCCAGCCGCTCGCTAACTATCGCGACCTGGTGCGTCTGCTGTGGGACTTCGCCCGCAACCAGCGCTTCCCGCGTACGCGCCGCGAGGTGATCAAGTGGGTCTTGTTGCTGCGCTCCGGCCGGCACTTCCTGCACACCGCCCGCGTGCGCGCCCGCCGCGGTGCCGGCGCCTATGCACGCTGGCGCGCCATCAACGACTACCGGCCCGAGTACCAGCCGCTGCTGGCGCAGGCGACCGCCGCGCTGCCACAGCGCCCGGTCATCAGCGTGATCCTCGCCGCTCAACGCCCGGCACCGCAACGATGGGAGCGCGCGCTCGCATCCGTACGGGAGCAAGTCTACCCCCACTGGGAACTGTGCGTTGCCGGCGAGTTGCCGGGCCGCCTGGCGGCGGACGAGCCCAGGATACGCTTTGCTACAAACAGTGAACCAGGAGGCACGGTCAACGCCGCGGCAGCGCTGGCCACCGGCGAGTGGCTGCTGTTCCTGGGCCAGGATGATGTCCTCGCCCCCGACAGCCTGTTCCATTTGGCGCAGCTGCTGGCCGAGCGGCCGGAGACCGACTTGGTTTACTTCGATACGGATCGAATCGACGACAGCGGCCGCCGCTTCGCCCCCGCCTTTCGGCCCGACTGGAATCCGGCGCTACTGCTCTCGTACTGCTACTGCGGGACCGGCCTGGCGGTGCGCCGGAGCGTGTTTGCACAAGTCGGAGGCTGGCGCTCCGATTTCGGCGGTGCCGCCGATTACGATTTCGTCCTGCGCGTAAGCGAGCACACGCAGCGGATCGCCCACGTTCCCCTGGTGCTCTATCACGCGGGCGCGCAGGCGCCGTTGCCGGACATTGCTGGCGGCGCGCGTGCGCTCAACGAGGCACTGGCCCGGCGCGGGGTACGAGCACGCGCCGAGTGGCCCGCCTTGAATGGCCAAGGCCCCGCGGCTGTCTACCGGCTGCGCTTTCAGCCGGACGGCAGTGAGCGTGTCAGCATCATTATCCCGACCCGCAACCAGCGCGCGATGGTGGAGCGCTGCGTGCGCAGCATCGAGGCTCTGACCACTTACCCCAATTACGAGATCGTGATCGTCGACGACGACAGCGATGATCCCGCCACACTCAGATACCTGCGCCAGTGTGCCGGCCGCGGTGTCCGGGTGCTGCGGTTCAAAGGCCGCGACGGCTTCAACTTCTCGCGGCTGATGAATCAGGCCGCCGCCGCCGTGACCTCGCCCTACGTGTTGTTTCTCAACAACGACACCGAAGTCGTCTCGCCTGACTGGCTGGAGACGCTGGTGGGCCTGGCGCAGTTGCCGGAGGTTGGAGCGGTCGGCGCGCGGTTGCTGTACCCCGACGGTCGGGTGCAACACGGCGGGGTGCTGCTGGTACCGGCCGGAGTCGCCCTGCACGCCTTCCAGGGCTTGCCAGAATGGAGCACCGGCTATCTATACTATCCGGTGGTGATCCGCGAGTATCCCGCAGTGACTGGCGCCTGCCTGCTCACCTCCCGTGATCTCTTTCTCGCTCAGGGCGGCTTCGATGAAACCGACCTGCGCGTCGCCTACCAGGACGTGGACTACTGCCTGCGCCTGGGGCAAGCGGGCTACCGCAGCATTTACGCCGGCTCGGTCGAGCTGTTGCATTACGAGCACGCCACCCGCCAGCGGGTGGTTGATCCGCACGAGGCCGCGGCGATGCGCCAGCGCTGGCGCGAGCGACTCGACCGCGGCGAGGCTTACAACCCCAACCTGGTGCGCACCGACGGGCGCTTCGAGATCATCCGCGGGCTCACCCGGCCGGTGCACCTGCCGCTGGCAGCGCACGTGGCGGTGGTAACCGGCAACCTGGAGCGCGACGAAGCCGGCCTGCGCCTGCTCGCCGTCGCCGGCGCGCTGCGCGGTGCCGGTTATCGGGTGACGGTCTTGAGCGAGCGCGAGGGACGACTGCGCCAGGCCTTCGAGCATGCGGGCTGCGTAGTCCGCGCCACGGTCCCGGCCTCCCACGGCATCATTGACCAGCTCAGTTTCAGCCGCCGCCGCAATTACTTGCTCACGGCTTTGCAGGCGGGCGACTTCGATCTGGTTGCGGCCGGTTGCTGGGCGAGCTTCTGGGCTGTCGATGCCGCCCGGCTCGCCGGTGTGCCCGCGGTGTGGTTCATGGAAGAGCAGCCGCTCTGGCACGTGGGACTGTGGCGGTTCGAGCCGCGGCTGCATGCACGCATGCTGGCGGCGCTCGAGCACGCCGATTCGGTCATCTTCGGCAGTGCCGCCTCGTGTCTGAGCTTTGGCTACCCCGACCCGATTGCACGGTTTCGGGTAATCCATAGCGGCGTCGAACTCGAGGCCATCGCCGGTGTCGAGCGCGCGCTCGACCGGCCGGCCGTGCGCGCCCGCTTAGGCATACCGGCTGACGCCTGGCTGGCAGCTATGACCGGCCACCCCTGCTCGCTGGCGGCGCAACGCGACCTCATCAGGGCCGCCGCGCGTTGTCTGGCCGCGCGCCCCGCCGAGCCGCTGCACGTCCTTCTAGGCGGCGGGCTGGCGGTTGACCGGACTGCGCTACAAGCAGAAATCGAAGCCAGTGGCTGTGCCGAGCGGTTCCATGTCGCTCCCGACATCGATCTGCAATCGCTGCTCGCGGCCAACGTGTTCGTTTGTCCCACCGGCCAGCGCGAGCACTTACCGCGGGCACTGCTCGAAGCCATGGGCTGTGGGCTGCCGCTGCTGGCTCCCGACCTGCCCGGTGTCCGCGAAGCGGTCAATCACAAGCGGACGGCACTGCTGTACACGCCGAACAGCGCCATGGCTATCGCCGCCGGGCTGCTGGCGTTGGCGCGTGACCGCAAGCGCGCCGCCAGCCTCGGGCGCAACGCGCGAGACACCGTGCGTTTTCGTTTCCAGTCGTGCTTTGCCGAGCGCGAGTACGTGGCGCTGTTCGAGCGGCTGCTGCCGCAGGTGCTCACCCGCCGATTGCGGCGCTCGAGCGCGGGGGTGCACTGGGGCCGGCGGCCGGACGAAGTGCGACCTTGA
- a CDS encoding glycosyltransferase family 2 protein — translation MASATDLHQLDCGPATAPAATAPRATVVIPARNEAGTIGACLQALAVQTIGAAHLEVIVVAAGSDDTAAAAARHGEHFGRFEVATLAAGNKNAALQLGCARAHADMIVLLDADTELEPPALSELEQMLARNPRIVAHGAARPRLDTWVSRYWELNRRLHKDLHFDRTLSGEFVALPRAALPPAALPVLLPATIGSKDDLYLGRALQAEGWEITYAPRARATTMVPWTLGGLLATMLRNRRGAMAIVPLTAAARQAAASAVLLAALPAALVAARWSIALALACAAPLLAYAAACGWRIEALRRRGLGDYRRALPQYLLLDLVGRALKLWAFGERLRGRAAPRTFRGGRLDSLAVARER, via the coding sequence ATGGCGTCCGCGACCGATCTGCACCAGCTTGATTGTGGCCCAGCCACCGCGCCAGCGGCAACGGCGCCGCGCGCCACCGTGGTGATCCCGGCCCGTAACGAGGCCGGCACCATCGGCGCCTGCTTACAGGCGCTGGCGGTGCAAACCATCGGCGCGGCCCATCTCGAAGTGATCGTGGTGGCTGCCGGCAGCGACGACACGGCGGCAGCAGCGGCGCGCCACGGTGAGCACTTCGGCCGCTTCGAGGTCGCCACCCTGGCTGCCGGTAATAAGAATGCGGCGCTGCAACTGGGCTGCGCCCGGGCGCACGCGGATATGATCGTGCTGCTCGACGCCGATACCGAACTGGAACCGCCGGCGCTGAGCGAGCTGGAGCAAATGCTCGCCCGTAATCCTCGCATCGTCGCCCACGGCGCCGCCCGGCCGCGCCTCGACACTTGGGTGTCGCGCTACTGGGAGCTCAACCGCCGCCTGCACAAGGACCTCCATTTCGACCGCACCCTCAGCGGCGAGTTCGTCGCCCTGCCACGAGCGGCGCTGCCACCCGCGGCGCTGCCGGTGCTGCTGCCGGCCACCATTGGCAGCAAGGACGATCTCTATCTCGGGCGCGCGCTGCAGGCGGAGGGCTGGGAGATCACCTACGCGCCGCGTGCCCGCGCCACCACCATGGTTCCTTGGACCCTGGGTGGGCTGCTCGCCACGATGCTGCGCAATCGGCGTGGGGCGATGGCGATCGTGCCGCTCACAGCGGCGGCGCGCCAAGCCGCCGCCAGTGCTGTCTTACTCGCAGCCCTGCCCGCCGCGCTGGTGGCCGCACGGTGGTCGATCGCTCTGGCGCTGGCGTGCGCCGCGCCGCTGCTGGCGTACGCCGCCGCCTGCGGCTGGCGGATCGAGGCCCTCAGGCGGCGTGGGCTGGGCGACTACCGCCGCGCGCTGCCGCAATACCTGTTGTTGGACCTGGTCGGGCGGGCGCTGAAGCTGTGGGCCTTCGGCGAGCGCCTGCGCGGGCGGGCGGCACCGCGGACGTTCCGCGGCGGGCGGCTCGACTCACTGGCGGTGGCGCGGGAGCGCTGA
- a CDS encoding MFS transporter: MTMRSELPRDFWFFLASRFCAGTAMTMLRAAIAWHVFDLSRSAFHLGLIGLVQFGPALGLMLVGGAVADSYDRRKIIMTAQAVALATAVALVAATERGLASLPLLYGTVLLVAVTAAFDNPARAALLPTLVTRAVFPRAVTIASTNQALAFITGPAVGGLLIAAAGVTAAYAAYAGLIAASITGFALLRLRPHEGARAAVSLHAIREGLRFVRRQRLVLGCMTLDMFAVIFGGATALLPIYANEILHVGARGYGLLTSSLEIGALLTSLVLMVVPPIRQAGRALLIAVAGFGVATIVFGLSRSFALSVLAYMAAGVADQISVVMRSTAVQLSTPDELRGRVSSVNFLFIGASNQLGAVESGFVAALTSATFSVVSGGVGCLVVLAIVALAIPELRRYRIGGPRAAA, encoded by the coding sequence ATGACAATGCGGTCGGAGTTGCCGCGCGACTTTTGGTTCTTCTTGGCCAGCCGCTTTTGTGCGGGGACGGCGATGACCATGCTACGGGCGGCGATCGCCTGGCACGTGTTCGACCTCTCCCGCTCGGCCTTTCACCTCGGGCTGATCGGCCTGGTGCAGTTCGGTCCCGCCTTGGGCCTGATGCTGGTGGGCGGGGCGGTGGCCGACAGCTACGATCGGCGCAAGATCATCATGACCGCGCAGGCAGTGGCGTTGGCGACGGCGGTGGCGCTGGTGGCGGCAACCGAGCGCGGGCTGGCGAGCCTGCCGCTGCTCTACGGCACGGTGCTGCTGGTGGCCGTGACCGCGGCGTTCGACAATCCGGCGCGGGCGGCGTTGCTGCCGACGCTGGTGACGCGCGCGGTGTTTCCACGTGCGGTGACAATCGCCTCGACCAACCAGGCGCTGGCGTTCATCACCGGACCGGCGGTGGGCGGCCTGCTGATCGCGGCCGCCGGCGTGACCGCGGCGTATGCCGCCTATGCCGGGCTGATCGCGGCCTCGATCACCGGGTTCGCCCTGCTGCGCCTGCGGCCGCACGAAGGAGCGCGGGCGGCGGTCAGTTTGCACGCCATCCGCGAGGGGCTGCGCTTCGTGCGCCGGCAGCGGCTGGTTCTCGGCTGTATGACCCTCGATATGTTCGCGGTGATCTTCGGCGGTGCGACGGCGCTGCTGCCGATTTACGCCAACGAGATACTGCACGTCGGCGCGCGCGGCTACGGCTTGCTGACGTCATCGCTGGAGATCGGCGCCTTGTTGACCTCACTGGTGCTGATGGTGGTGCCGCCGATCCGGCAAGCGGGCCGCGCGTTGTTGATTGCGGTGGCGGGGTTCGGTGTGGCCACCATTGTCTTCGGACTGTCGCGTTCTTTTGCGCTTTCGGTGCTGGCCTACATGGCGGCGGGTGTGGCCGACCAGATCAGCGTGGTGATGCGCAGTACGGCAGTTCAGCTGTCGACCCCGGACGAGCTGCGCGGCCGTGTCAGCTCGGTGAACTTCTTGTTCATCGGCGCCTCGAACCAGCTCGGGGCGGTCGAATCGGGCTTTGTAGCCGCGCTCACCAGCGCGACCTTCTCCGTCGTCAGCGGCGGCGTGGGCTGCCTGGTGGTGCTGGCAATTGTCGCCCTGGCCATCCCCGAGCTCCGCCGCTATCGCATCGGCGGGCCGCGCGCGGCCGCCTAG